A window of the Cystobacter fuscus genome harbors these coding sequences:
- a CDS encoding ATP-binding protein: MSNPSESRTASAKALPTENPPLARAPPRLLRWYLEKVDAFLSESIRQGPVLDLNRARFQVNLSVVISIITALFLFFVAPKFERPWPLVLVSLLSLTGIGLSQVMLHWMSSPRIPAMIQCASSTVPTMTIILYVGEWGTALQATAMLIPLASVYLLGIRKGLIPCLLLAANAALVHPFLHARNALDWIIGAFTALAILTVCVMSGLFTRSRDEAQMSLERALRTQSESERKLSSLLENTEDVVCSLDLGGRIVTANQAFRQLYLQHLSRELQPADALRELLPLEDPTRWTERFRQVLGGHRVRFEVTLAVRGQARVLDVSLGPIAGEAGMPEGMTLFGKDVTASKEAESRLGEMHRNLIDVSRQAGMAEIATGVLHNVGNTLNSANVSAELVIQGLRGLRVSSVVKTLELLREHAGHLDSFLTSAQGQQIPAYLEALGKELPEAKERLLEEMRALRESLENVKAVVRMQQEHARYLGVVEPVAVPQLIDDALRLQGRSFEALGIQVRREYGPVPLVMVDRHKLLQILLNLLNNARHALEGRERSNRWLTVRVSRAAQARLRIEVEDNGTGIAHEHLPRLFTQGFTTKKTGHGFGLHISALSATELGGSLSCTSQGLGQGATFTIEVPLEA; encoded by the coding sequence ATGTCGAACCCCTCCGAGTCGAGGACTGCGTCCGCGAAGGCCCTGCCCACGGAAAACCCACCACTCGCCCGTGCTCCGCCACGCCTCCTGCGCTGGTACCTGGAGAAGGTGGATGCATTCCTCTCGGAGTCCATTCGCCAGGGGCCTGTCCTGGATCTCAACCGGGCACGGTTTCAGGTGAACCTCTCCGTGGTCATCTCGATCATCACCGCGCTGTTCCTGTTCTTCGTGGCTCCGAAGTTCGAGAGGCCCTGGCCGCTGGTGCTCGTGTCCCTGCTGAGCTTGACAGGTATCGGCCTCAGCCAGGTGATGCTGCATTGGATGTCCTCGCCTCGCATCCCCGCGATGATTCAGTGCGCCTCCTCGACGGTGCCAACGATGACCATCATCCTCTATGTGGGCGAGTGGGGCACCGCCTTGCAGGCCACGGCCATGCTCATCCCCCTGGCGAGTGTCTATCTGCTAGGCATCCGCAAGGGCTTGATCCCGTGCCTGCTCCTCGCGGCGAACGCGGCCCTCGTCCACCCCTTCCTCCATGCGCGCAACGCCCTCGATTGGATCATCGGCGCTTTCACCGCGCTCGCCATCCTGACCGTGTGCGTGATGAGCGGGTTGTTCACCCGCTCGCGCGATGAGGCGCAGATGTCACTCGAGCGGGCGCTCAGGACGCAGAGCGAGAGCGAGCGCAAGCTCAGCAGCCTGTTGGAGAACACGGAGGACGTGGTGTGCTCGCTCGACCTTGGAGGGCGGATCGTCACCGCCAACCAGGCGTTCCGGCAACTGTATCTCCAGCACCTCTCCCGCGAGCTCCAACCGGCGGATGCCCTGCGCGAGCTGCTGCCCCTGGAGGACCCGACACGCTGGACGGAGCGCTTCCGGCAGGTGCTCGGCGGGCACCGCGTGCGCTTCGAGGTGACGCTCGCGGTACGGGGTCAGGCGCGGGTGCTGGACGTGTCCCTGGGCCCCATCGCTGGAGAGGCGGGCATGCCCGAGGGGATGACGCTCTTTGGCAAGGACGTCACCGCCAGCAAGGAGGCCGAGTCGCGCCTGGGGGAGATGCACCGCAACCTGATCGACGTCTCGCGCCAGGCGGGCATGGCGGAGATCGCCACGGGAGTGCTCCACAACGTGGGCAACACCCTCAACAGCGCCAACGTGTCGGCCGAGCTGGTCATCCAGGGGCTGCGCGGTCTGCGCGTGTCGAGCGTGGTGAAGACGTTGGAGCTCCTCCGGGAGCATGCGGGCCACCTGGACTCCTTTCTCACCTCCGCCCAGGGCCAGCAGATTCCCGCCTACCTGGAGGCGCTCGGCAAGGAACTTCCCGAGGCGAAAGAGCGGCTGCTGGAGGAGATGCGCGCGCTCCGGGAGAGCCTGGAGAACGTCAAGGCCGTGGTGCGCATGCAGCAGGAGCACGCCCGCTACCTGGGAGTGGTGGAGCCGGTGGCGGTGCCCCAGCTCATCGACGATGCCCTGCGCCTGCAGGGGCGCTCCTTCGAGGCCCTGGGCATCCAGGTGCGCCGCGAGTACGGCCCGGTGCCCCTGGTGATGGTGGACCGGCACAAGCTGCTGCAAATCCTGTTGAACCTGTTGAACAACGCCCGGCACGCGCTGGAGGGGCGCGAGCGCTCGAACAGGTGGCTCACCGTGCGCGTGTCGCGTGCGGCGCAGGCGCGGCTGCGCATCGAGGTGGAGGACAACGGGACGGGAATCGCGCACGAGCATCTGCCCCGCCTGTTCACCCAGGGCTTCACCACGAAGAAGACCGGGCACGGCTTCGGCCTGCACATCAGCGCGCTGTCAGCCACCGAGCTGGGCGGCTCGCTCTCCTGCACAAGCCAGGGCCTCGGCCAGGGCGCCACCTTCACCATCGAGGTTCCCCTGGAAGCATGA
- a CDS encoding ATP-binding protein yields the protein MGVRIAVIIALTTLLSYIHMYSTLHTEALAQLRQHVVERGQREQAIFVLAEDNHVLLKKTLEDRLQALTPEEVDARFARLFVQRPDGTFRSRTEGFDDSREPCVFVPRGVNVDTDMRRRILASYDVLSWYGPAFHVRFTNTAVTLPEGVLILYWPGNATWCLGVEPEFRITDFTHYTISLPQNDPERKTIWSGVYEDPVSHEPMASISTPVEREGRHLATLSHDVLLEELMTRTINDHLPGAYNLIFRDDGHLIAHPEQTGAADPRAHLRSIIEQAKNRPPGETVLELPEYGEYLALTRLQGPGWNFATVLPESTVTRPAFNAARTVLLLGILSLCLELAILYWVLQQQITRPLFAFTQASERVAAGEFHVELDTSRGDELGQLARAFRSMADQVQRREEELRHANEGLEQRVEERTRELKDVHMQLVQTARRAGMAEIATNVLHNVGNVLNSIYTSAQLAKERVAELRLEHVGRIALLLQERQSDLGTFLTQDTRGRNVMPLLSKLGQNLLDERQQITSLLEEVGRYTEHVGDIVKVQQNYARTPRMHESVQLADLVEDALRINSAGLTRHQVKVVRHLAALPPMLTDKNKTLMILVNLVSNAKYAMDGVPPAERMLRVELAPAESDRVRIQVHDNGMGIAPEMLTRIFQYGFTTREEGHGFGLHSSAIAAQEMGGSLTVHSNGPGHGATFTLELPYLPHQEAA from the coding sequence ATGGGCGTGCGCATCGCGGTCATCATCGCCCTGACCACGCTCCTCAGCTACATCCACATGTACAGCACGCTGCACACCGAGGCGCTCGCGCAGCTCAGGCAGCATGTCGTGGAGCGCGGCCAACGCGAGCAGGCCATCTTCGTGCTGGCCGAGGACAACCACGTCCTGCTCAAGAAGACCCTGGAGGATCGGCTCCAGGCCCTTACGCCGGAGGAGGTGGACGCCCGTTTCGCTCGCCTCTTCGTCCAGCGGCCCGATGGAACCTTCCGCAGCCGTACCGAGGGCTTCGATGACTCGCGGGAGCCGTGTGTCTTCGTCCCCCGGGGCGTGAACGTCGACACGGACATGCGCCGGAGGATTCTCGCCTCGTACGACGTGCTCTCCTGGTACGGACCCGCCTTCCATGTCCGGTTCACGAACACCGCCGTCACGCTGCCCGAAGGGGTGCTCATCCTCTACTGGCCCGGCAATGCCACCTGGTGCCTGGGAGTCGAGCCGGAGTTCCGGATCACCGACTTCACGCACTACACCATCAGCCTCCCCCAGAACGATCCCGAGCGGAAGACGATCTGGTCCGGCGTCTACGAGGACCCGGTCAGCCACGAGCCGATGGCCTCGATCTCCACTCCGGTGGAGCGGGAGGGCCGCCACCTCGCGACCCTCAGCCACGACGTGCTCCTCGAGGAGTTGATGACCCGCACCATCAACGATCACCTGCCGGGTGCGTACAACCTCATCTTCCGCGACGATGGACACCTCATCGCCCATCCCGAGCAGACAGGCGCCGCGGACCCGCGGGCCCACCTGCGGAGCATCATCGAGCAGGCGAAGAACCGCCCACCTGGCGAGACCGTGCTGGAGCTGCCCGAGTACGGCGAGTACCTCGCCCTGACCCGGCTCCAGGGTCCCGGTTGGAACTTCGCCACCGTGCTCCCGGAATCCACGGTGACCCGGCCCGCCTTCAACGCGGCCCGCACCGTCCTGCTGCTCGGAATCCTCTCGCTCTGCCTCGAGCTGGCCATCCTGTATTGGGTGCTCCAGCAGCAGATCACCCGTCCGCTGTTCGCCTTCACCCAGGCCTCGGAGCGGGTGGCCGCCGGTGAGTTCCACGTCGAGCTGGACACCTCCCGGGGCGACGAGCTGGGGCAACTGGCCCGCGCCTTCCGGAGCATGGCCGACCAGGTGCAACGGCGCGAGGAGGAGCTGCGTCATGCCAACGAGGGGCTCGAGCAGCGCGTCGAGGAGCGGACGCGCGAGCTCAAGGACGTCCACATGCAGCTGGTGCAGACCGCCCGCCGCGCCGGCATGGCCGAGATCGCCACCAACGTGTTGCACAACGTGGGCAACGTCCTCAACAGCATCTACACCTCCGCCCAGCTCGCCAAGGAGCGCGTGGCGGAGCTGCGGTTGGAGCACGTGGGCCGCATCGCCCTCCTGCTCCAGGAGCGCCAGTCCGACCTCGGCACCTTCCTCACCCAGGACACGCGCGGGCGCAACGTCATGCCCCTGCTGAGCAAGCTGGGACAGAACCTGCTCGACGAGCGCCAGCAGATCACCTCACTGCTCGAGGAGGTGGGGCGGTACACCGAACACGTGGGCGACATCGTCAAGGTGCAGCAGAACTACGCGCGCACGCCCCGGATGCATGAGTCCGTCCAGTTGGCCGACCTGGTGGAGGACGCGTTGCGCATCAACTCGGCCGGACTCACCCGTCACCAGGTGAAGGTGGTACGACACCTGGCGGCCCTGCCGCCGATGCTCACCGACAAGAACAAGACGCTGATGATCCTCGTCAATCTGGTCAGCAACGCCAAGTACGCCATGGATGGAGTGCCACCGGCCGAGCGGATGCTGCGCGTGGAGCTGGCGCCCGCCGAGTCCGACCGCGTCCGCATCCAGGTGCACGACAACGGCATGGGCATCGCGCCGGAGATGCTCACCCGCATCTTCCAGTATGGCTTCACCACCCGGGAGGAGGGGCATGGCTTTGGCTTGCATTCCAGCGCCATCGCGGCCCAGGAAATGGGGGGCTCGCTGACCGTCCACAGCAACGGCCCGGGGCATGGAGCCACCTTCACGTTGGAACTCCCCTACCTCCCCCATCAGGAGGCCGCATGA
- a CDS encoding AraC family transcriptional regulator — protein sequence MALEHYIEASGGGDGVFPTPIEGLALMKTSREVLPHHLIYKPALCIAVQGSKQVSLGDRVFDYTEMQALVVGVELPAFGRVTQASATEPYLGMTVEFDVGVMREVMEQLDAAHPPRGDVGSAVFVEELSAPVVDCLTRLVRMLATPMAIPVLQPSVMREICFWLLTGPHGGEFRELALPNGHMQRIADAIYILRRNFSRPIRIKELAAAARMSESSFHQHFRGLMSMTPLQYQKQLRLLEARRLMVAEGENVMQAALQVGYESPSQFSREYARMFGTPPKRDTMNALQKPRATGVKRPGGTERTAR from the coding sequence ATGGCCCTGGAGCACTACATCGAAGCGAGTGGTGGCGGTGATGGTGTATTCCCCACGCCGATAGAGGGTCTCGCCCTGATGAAGACGAGCAGGGAAGTCCTGCCTCATCATTTGATCTACAAGCCGGCGCTCTGCATCGCCGTGCAGGGTTCGAAGCAGGTGTCGCTGGGTGACAGGGTGTTCGACTACACCGAGATGCAAGCCCTTGTCGTCGGAGTGGAACTCCCGGCGTTCGGAAGGGTGACCCAGGCGAGTGCCACCGAGCCCTATCTGGGCATGACCGTCGAATTCGATGTCGGTGTCATGCGGGAGGTCATGGAGCAGCTCGATGCCGCGCACCCTCCGAGAGGGGATGTCGGTTCCGCGGTTTTCGTGGAAGAACTCTCCGCCCCCGTCGTGGATTGTCTCACGCGGCTGGTGCGCATGCTCGCGACGCCCATGGCGATCCCCGTGCTCCAGCCCTCCGTCATGCGGGAAATCTGTTTCTGGTTGCTGACGGGTCCCCATGGGGGCGAGTTCCGCGAACTCGCGCTACCGAATGGCCACATGCAGCGCATCGCCGACGCGATCTACATCCTGAGGCGGAATTTCTCGCGTCCCATCCGCATCAAGGAACTGGCCGCGGCGGCGCGGATGAGCGAGTCCTCCTTTCATCAACACTTCAGGGGACTGATGTCCATGACCCCGCTTCAATATCAGAAGCAGTTGCGGCTGCTGGAGGCACGGCGGCTGATGGTGGCGGAGGGCGAGAACGTGATGCAGGCCGCTCTTCAGGTTGGCTATGAAAGCCCATCCCAGTTCAGCCGGGAATACGCGCGCATGTTCGGGACGCCGCCCAAGCGCGATACCATGAATGCACTCCAGAAGCCGCGTGCCACGGGCGTGAAAAGGCCTGGTGGGACGGAGCGTACCGCGCGGTGA
- a CDS encoding response regulator, producing MSACVSKKRILVIDDSEAIHTDFRRILGSPQRRSQSDIDQLEEALFGSAPVRAAVCDENTFEMDSAYQGQEGLAKIQAALKAHQPYSLVFLDYRMPPGWNGAETLRRLREVDPSLGVVLCSAYSDYSWAELMREFKDLKLLKELRKPFNSQEVRQLALKLTGQEPASGN from the coding sequence ATGAGTGCATGTGTGAGCAAGAAGCGGATTCTCGTCATCGACGACTCCGAGGCCATTCACACCGACTTCCGCCGGATCCTCGGTTCGCCCCAGCGCCGGAGCCAGAGCGACATCGATCAGTTGGAGGAGGCGCTCTTCGGTTCGGCGCCCGTTCGCGCCGCGGTCTGTGACGAGAACACGTTCGAGATGGATTCGGCCTACCAGGGGCAGGAAGGGTTGGCCAAGATCCAGGCGGCCCTGAAGGCCCACCAGCCCTATTCGCTGGTCTTCCTCGACTACCGGATGCCGCCCGGCTGGAATGGCGCCGAGACGCTGCGTCGGTTGCGCGAGGTGGATCCCTCGCTGGGCGTGGTGCTCTGCTCGGCCTACTCCGACTACTCCTGGGCGGAGCTGATGCGGGAGTTCAAGGATCTCAAGCTGCTCAAGGAGCTGAGAAAGCCCTTCAACAGCCAGGAAGTGCGCCAGCTCGCGCTCAAGCTCACCGGACAGGAACCCGCGTCCGGAAACTGA
- a CDS encoding alpha/beta fold hydrolase, with translation MVKSNGIELWTESFGEPGSPPILLVMGASAQGILWPEEFIEQLVAGGRYVIRYDHRDTGQSTCFDFQKNPYTLEDLARDALGVLDAYGIAAAHLVGASLGGMICQLVSIRHPERVLSLTVMMSTPLRPGVVETFHQAFQGKTPEGALPPPASRAIEVQLAAASNPPRNREEIIDLQVKMARAMAASAPPFDEQECRRTVERMFDRARNPVASMNHGFVPSPTQEQAEALKHLRVPTLVIHGTDDPMFPAAHGVAVAERIHGAKLLMLEGMGHDLPRPLFGELSRALLTHTGARA, from the coding sequence ATGGTGAAGTCCAATGGCATCGAGTTGTGGACCGAGAGCTTCGGCGAGCCCGGCAGCCCGCCGATCCTGCTGGTGATGGGCGCTTCGGCCCAGGGCATTCTCTGGCCCGAGGAGTTCATCGAGCAGCTCGTCGCCGGGGGGCGTTACGTCATCCGCTACGATCACCGGGACACCGGCCAGTCGACCTGCTTCGACTTCCAGAAGAACCCCTACACGCTGGAGGACCTGGCCCGGGACGCGCTGGGGGTGCTCGATGCGTACGGCATCGCCGCGGCCCACCTGGTGGGTGCCTCGTTGGGCGGGATGATCTGCCAGCTCGTGAGCATCCGTCACCCGGAGCGAGTGCTCTCCCTCACGGTGATGATGTCCACGCCGCTGCGTCCCGGAGTCGTGGAGACCTTCCATCAGGCCTTCCAGGGGAAGACTCCGGAAGGAGCGCTTCCACCGCCTGCCTCCCGCGCGATCGAGGTGCAGCTGGCGGCGGCCAGCAACCCGCCTCGCAACCGCGAGGAGATCATCGATCTCCAGGTGAAGATGGCTCGGGCGATGGCCGCCAGCGCACCCCCCTTCGATGAGCAGGAGTGCCGGCGCACGGTGGAGCGGATGTTCGACCGCGCGCGCAACCCGGTCGCCTCGATGAACCACGGGTTCGTGCCCTCTCCCACGCAAGAGCAGGCCGAGGCGCTGAAGCACCTGCGCGTGCCCACGCTCGTCATCCATGGGACGGATGACCCGATGTTCCCCGCCGCGCATGGGGTCGCCGTGGCGGAGCGCATCCACGGAGCGAAGCTGCTCATGCTGGAAGGGATGGGCCATGATCTTCCCCGCCCGCTGTTCGGGGAACTCTCCCGGGCGCTGCTCACCCATACGGGCGCGAGGGCCTGA
- a CDS encoding M13 family metallopeptidase translates to MKIHWLMLYLLLGPACGAMTRANTTPAGVASDDTSKPWSGDSGLDWNGMDSRVAPGDDFYAHANGGWLRNTPIPADRSFHGVDQTLQELSIERTRLIIEEASKTRGSKPGDFYVSFVDEATIQARGLEPVKPWMKAIAGTATREALAIEMAKLARHDIGGLFVPDVGRDDKNPDVYVASLRQSGLGLPDRALYLEEDARLASIRTAYRAYLTKMLTLAGERDADERAAAVFAFETALAEAHWTRADARDAEKTYNRWSLADFEQKAPGFPWRDYFAALELPSQPAYIAQQPSAFAGEARVFASTALPVLKDYLMLRMLSSYARYLSRPFEETRFAFYGTTLAGTPEQQPRARRAVMLVSNFMGDAVGREYVARHFPPRARAQVEAMVQNVIAAMGDRLERLDWMAPETKARARAKLANVRVKIGHPNTWRDYTALEIEPDDLVGNVARANAFEYRRRVGQLGRPVDRDEWLSPVTAANAFAHMTANEIIFPAAILQPPYFDPNADPAVNHGGIGVTIGHELSHLFDDQGRKFDASGRLAEWWTPRDVERFTALTDKLVAQYDAYEPIPGQHIQGALTLGENLADLAGLAVAYDAYHRSLGGKPAPVIGGTTGEQRFFLGHAQSRRSKHREPALSARLLSDAHAPARERVWTVRNLDSWYAAYQVGPDQKLYLAPEDRVRIW, encoded by the coding sequence ATGAAGATTCACTGGCTCATGCTGTACCTGCTGCTCGGCCCGGCGTGCGGTGCGATGACGCGGGCGAACACGACCCCGGCGGGCGTGGCATCAGACGACACCTCGAAGCCATGGAGCGGCGATAGCGGGCTGGATTGGAACGGCATGGACAGCCGCGTCGCGCCAGGCGACGACTTCTACGCCCATGCCAACGGCGGCTGGCTGAGGAACACGCCGATTCCGGCGGATCGCTCCTTCCACGGAGTGGACCAGACGCTCCAGGAACTCTCGATCGAGCGGACCCGTCTGATCATCGAGGAGGCCTCGAAGACGCGAGGCTCCAAGCCAGGTGACTTCTATGTGAGTTTCGTCGACGAAGCCACGATCCAGGCCAGGGGCCTCGAGCCAGTCAAGCCATGGATGAAGGCAATCGCGGGCACCGCCACCCGCGAGGCGCTCGCGATCGAGATGGCAAAGCTCGCGCGCCATGACATCGGTGGGCTCTTCGTGCCCGACGTGGGTCGGGACGACAAGAATCCGGATGTCTATGTCGCGAGCCTGCGCCAGTCAGGCCTGGGACTACCGGATCGCGCGCTGTACCTCGAGGAGGATGCACGGCTCGCGTCGATCCGGACCGCCTATCGGGCCTATCTGACGAAGATGCTGACGCTCGCGGGGGAGCGTGATGCGGACGAGCGCGCGGCGGCCGTGTTCGCGTTCGAGACGGCACTCGCGGAGGCCCACTGGACACGCGCGGACGCACGCGACGCGGAGAAGACCTACAACAGGTGGTCGCTCGCCGACTTCGAACAGAAGGCACCGGGCTTTCCCTGGCGCGACTACTTCGCCGCGCTGGAGCTGCCCTCCCAGCCCGCCTACATCGCGCAGCAGCCGAGCGCCTTCGCCGGCGAGGCGCGGGTCTTCGCCAGCACGGCGCTGCCAGTGCTCAAGGACTACCTGATGCTCAGGATGCTGAGCAGCTACGCGCGTTATCTCTCCAGGCCCTTCGAGGAGACACGCTTCGCTTTCTATGGCACGACGCTCGCCGGAACGCCCGAGCAGCAGCCTCGCGCCAGACGCGCCGTGATGCTCGTGAGCAACTTCATGGGCGACGCGGTGGGCAGGGAATACGTGGCGCGCCACTTCCCGCCACGGGCCCGGGCCCAGGTCGAGGCGATGGTCCAGAACGTGATCGCCGCGATGGGAGACCGGCTGGAGCGGCTCGACTGGATGGCGCCCGAGACGAAAGCGAGGGCACGCGCCAAGCTCGCCAATGTCCGGGTGAAGATCGGGCATCCAAACACCTGGCGCGATTACACCGCGCTCGAGATCGAACCGGACGATCTGGTCGGCAACGTGGCGCGCGCCAACGCCTTCGAATACCGGCGACGGGTGGGCCAGCTCGGGCGACCCGTCGACCGCGACGAGTGGCTCTCCCCGGTCACGGCTGCGAACGCCTTCGCCCACATGACCGCGAACGAGATCATCTTTCCCGCGGCCATCCTGCAGCCGCCCTACTTCGACCCGAACGCCGATCCGGCCGTCAACCATGGCGGCATCGGCGTCACGATTGGCCATGAGCTCAGCCACCTCTTCGACGACCAGGGACGCAAGTTCGATGCATCGGGCCGGCTCGCCGAGTGGTGGACGCCGCGAGACGTCGAGCGGTTCACCGCGCTCACCGACAAGCTGGTCGCACAGTATGACGCTTATGAGCCCATCCCCGGACAGCACATCCAAGGCGCGCTGACACTGGGTGAGAACCTCGCCGATCTGGCCGGACTCGCGGTGGCATATGACGCCTATCACCGGTCGCTCGGAGGGAAACCCGCGCCGGTGATTGGAGGCACCACGGGTGAACAGCGCTTCTTCCTCGGCCATGCGCAGAGCAGGCGGAGCAAGCATCGCGAGCCCGCGCTCAGTGCCCGGCTCCTGTCGGATGCGCACGCCCCGGCTCGGGAGCGCGTGTGGACCGTGCGCAACCTCGACTCCTGGTATGCCGCGTACCAGGTAGGACCAGACCAGAAGCTGTACCTCGCGCCCGAGGACCGTGTCCGCATCTGGTAG
- a CDS encoding SDR family NAD(P)-dependent oxidoreductase: MSSTGKVAIVTGASRGLGRNTAISLARIGTDVIVTYHSNRAEADSAVAAIEALGRKAVALRLDAGDIASFDGFAEQVRGVLRGVWARDRFDHLVNNAGSHHPASFGQITEEDFDRLCNLHFKGVLFLTQKLLPLIADGGRIVNLSTGLTRFVSAGSAAYASMKGAVEILTRYMAKELAPRGITVNVVAPGATETDFFGGAVRDNPALNREVAANTALGRTGVPDDIGPMIASLLSDANRWVTAQRIEVSGGLHL, translated from the coding sequence GTGAGCTCAACGGGAAAAGTGGCGATCGTCACCGGAGCCAGTCGCGGTCTTGGACGCAACACGGCCATCAGCCTGGCCAGGATCGGCACCGATGTGATTGTAACCTATCACTCGAATCGCGCCGAAGCCGACAGCGCCGTCGCGGCCATCGAAGCGCTCGGACGAAAGGCCGTCGCCCTGCGGCTCGACGCCGGCGACATCGCCTCCTTCGATGGCTTCGCCGAGCAGGTACGAGGGGTGTTGCGGGGCGTGTGGGCAAGAGACCGTTTCGACCATCTCGTCAACAACGCGGGGTCACACCACCCGGCCTCGTTCGGTCAGATCACCGAAGAGGACTTCGATCGGCTCTGCAACCTCCACTTCAAGGGCGTGCTCTTCCTGACGCAGAAGTTGCTACCGCTGATCGCCGACGGAGGAAGGATCGTGAATCTCTCCACCGGGCTCACCCGCTTCGTCAGCGCGGGCAGTGCGGCCTATGCCTCGATGAAGGGGGCCGTCGAGATCCTCACGCGCTACATGGCCAAGGAACTGGCTCCGCGCGGCATCACCGTCAACGTGGTCGCGCCCGGCGCCACCGAGACGGACTTCTTCGGAGGTGCGGTGCGCGACAATCCCGCCCTCAACCGGGAGGTGGCCGCGAACACCGCGCTCGGCCGGACCGGTGTTCCCGATGACATCGGTCCGATGATCGCCTCGCTGCTTTCCGATGCGAACCGGTGGGTGACCGCCCAGCGCATCGAGGTCTCCGGAGGCCTGCACCTCTAG